From Micromonospora echinospora, one genomic window encodes:
- a CDS encoding lectin-like domain-containing protein yields MSARSGRIIRPSPRRQISRRGIAGVAAVAVLAVAGAVTFSANSAAGIPEASLDAPPVLVLANAASSGPATPEPTRVAPVSAPAVGRTRPPTVKMPMSKVAPVFSFRGFPDDAHLRLNGSATVADGRLVLASGRDRAGSAWATTTIDPSRSFSTGFTFEISKISDGIAFVVQGRSGTARGSSGEGLGYGARPGTGRPRIRPSLAVEFDAWPNAFDPVDRQHVAVTRNGDVTRHLVWTEPGFSLYGRGVVNVWIDYDARMHRLRVYASRKSGFRPAEPLVTTSVDLRRIVGTGQTHVGLTGGTGITTVADPVAAVTAWNLKLR; encoded by the coding sequence ATGTCCGCACGTTCTGGCCGCATCATCCGGCCCTCGCCCCGACGGCAGATCTCGCGGCGCGGCATCGCGGGAGTGGCAGCGGTCGCGGTGCTCGCCGTGGCGGGTGCCGTCACGTTCTCGGCGAACAGCGCCGCCGGGATCCCGGAGGCGTCGCTCGACGCGCCCCCCGTTCTGGTACTGGCGAACGCGGCCTCGTCCGGCCCGGCGACCCCCGAGCCGACCAGGGTGGCACCGGTGTCAGCACCCGCAGTCGGCCGGACCCGGCCACCGACGGTGAAGATGCCGATGAGCAAGGTCGCGCCGGTGTTCTCGTTCCGGGGATTTCCCGACGACGCCCACCTGCGGCTCAACGGGTCGGCGACCGTCGCGGACGGGCGGCTGGTGCTGGCGTCCGGGCGGGACCGCGCGGGCAGCGCGTGGGCGACCACCACGATCGACCCGTCCCGCTCCTTCAGCACGGGGTTCACCTTCGAGATCAGCAAGATCAGCGACGGGATCGCGTTCGTGGTCCAGGGCCGGTCCGGCACCGCGCGCGGGAGCAGTGGCGAGGGGCTCGGGTACGGGGCCCGGCCGGGCACCGGCCGGCCGCGGATCCGGCCGAGCCTGGCGGTCGAGTTCGACGCCTGGCCCAACGCCTTCGACCCCGTCGACCGCCAGCACGTCGCGGTGACCAGGAACGGCGACGTCACCCGGCATCTCGTGTGGACCGAACCGGGCTTCAGCCTGTACGGCAGGGGCGTCGTCAACGTGTGGATCGACTACGACGCCCGGATGCACCGACTGCGGGTCTACGCGAGCAGGAAGTCCGGCTTCCGCCCGGCCGAGCCGCTGGTGACGACCTCGGTCGACCTGCGCCGGATCGTCGGCACCGGCCAGACACACGTCGGGCTCACCGGCGGCACCGGCATCACGACGGTGGCCGACCCGGTGGCGGCGGTGACGGCCTGGAATCTGAAGCTGCGGTAG
- a CDS encoding response regulator, with protein MDVAVADDGALFREGLQLLLSAAGHTVVGCVEDGDRLLELMARTPVDVAIMDIRMPPGADGGLDTAQRVRARFPDVGLLLLSQHAEAHYLFRLLEIGTERIGYRLKDQVAGVAVLADTLVRIAAGEIVIEPVLAANLVDRPSPPVRSLLADLTEQERAVLRLMAEGRSNSGIAAELFLSVKTVEKRIASIFTKLNLPAESAAHHRRVLAVLAYMRSNQMAD; from the coding sequence ATGGACGTTGCGGTGGCTGACGACGGCGCGCTGTTCCGGGAGGGCCTGCAACTGCTGCTGTCCGCTGCCGGGCACACGGTGGTCGGCTGCGTGGAGGACGGCGACCGGCTGCTGGAGTTGATGGCCCGTACCCCGGTCGACGTGGCCATCATGGACATCCGGATGCCGCCGGGCGCGGACGGCGGACTGGACACCGCCCAGCGCGTACGGGCGAGGTTCCCCGACGTCGGGTTGCTGCTGCTGTCCCAGCACGCCGAGGCGCACTACCTGTTCCGGCTGCTGGAGATCGGCACCGAACGGATCGGGTACCGGCTCAAGGACCAGGTGGCCGGGGTGGCCGTGCTCGCCGACACGCTGGTGCGCATCGCGGCCGGTGAGATCGTGATCGAGCCGGTGCTGGCCGCCAACCTGGTGGACCGGCCGAGCCCTCCGGTGCGGAGCCTGCTGGCCGACCTCACCGAGCAGGAACGCGCCGTGCTGCGGCTGATGGCGGAGGGACGGTCGAACTCCGGGATCGCGGCCGAGCTGTTCCTGTCCGTCAAGACGGTCGAGAAGCGGATCGCCAGCATCTTCACCAAGCTGAACCTGCCGGCCGAGTCGGCAGCGCACCATCGGCGGGTCCTGGCGGTGCTCGCGTACATGCGCTCGAACCAGATGGCGGACTAG
- a CDS encoding sensor histidine kinase, translated as MRRSTQHADRPSPVPGPPDDVARVVDAVHGLPGRPLPGVQAEALARALAGCLEATTVTIALWLPLPAGHEADDATVDHIVEEYRWPATDAEATAPVTGATPVRLRDGEQVLADLVIEPPSAAERLRRWPELHAVTRLLVSDIQAQSVTAAAERLIGQSVLLLADTRLRAAGEMEHQRYQLERDLHDGAQHHMVALQMSLAMVEHQLDAGNTAEAGQHLDRLRELLASTEEVLHTTATGLLAPLADHGLVAALTARLEALDTVTLDIDPELVGYRYLPEVEAAVYLACLEAVSNAHKHAPGAAVTLTLATSRRGLSFEVADTGPGFDTEGRMPLRQLAARLASVDGTLTVRSSPTTGTRVSGFVAL; from the coding sequence ATGCGCCGCTCGACGCAACACGCCGACCGGCCGTCCCCGGTGCCGGGCCCGCCGGACGACGTGGCCCGGGTGGTCGACGCGGTGCACGGACTGCCGGGTCGGCCGCTGCCCGGAGTGCAGGCCGAGGCCCTGGCCCGGGCGCTGGCCGGGTGCCTGGAGGCCACCACGGTCACCATCGCGCTGTGGCTGCCCCTGCCGGCAGGCCACGAGGCCGACGACGCCACGGTCGACCACATCGTCGAGGAGTACCGCTGGCCCGCCACCGACGCCGAGGCGACGGCACCCGTGACCGGCGCGACACCGGTGCGGCTGCGCGACGGCGAACAGGTCCTGGCCGACCTCGTGATCGAACCTCCGAGCGCGGCCGAGCGGCTGCGCCGGTGGCCCGAGCTGCACGCGGTGACCCGTCTGCTGGTCAGCGACATCCAGGCCCAGTCGGTCACCGCCGCCGCCGAACGGCTGATCGGTCAGAGCGTCCTCCTGCTGGCCGACACCCGCCTGCGGGCCGCGGGCGAGATGGAGCACCAGCGGTACCAACTGGAGCGCGACCTGCACGACGGCGCCCAGCACCACATGGTCGCGTTGCAGATGTCGCTGGCCATGGTGGAGCACCAGCTCGACGCCGGCAACACCGCCGAGGCGGGCCAGCACCTCGACCGGCTGCGGGAGCTGCTGGCCAGCACCGAGGAGGTGCTGCACACCACCGCGACCGGCCTGCTGGCGCCGTTGGCCGACCACGGTCTGGTGGCCGCGTTGACGGCCCGGCTGGAGGCGCTCGACACGGTCACCCTGGACATCGACCCGGAACTGGTCGGTTACCGGTACCTGCCCGAGGTGGAGGCCGCCGTCTACCTGGCCTGCCTGGAGGCGGTCAGCAACGCCCACAAGCACGCCCCGGGCGCTGCGGTCACGCTGACGCTGGCCACCTCCCGCCGGGGCCTGAGCTTCGAGGTCGCCGACACCGGGCCGGGCTTCGACACCGAGGGGCGGATGCCGCTGCGCCAGCTCGCCGCCCGCCTGGCCTCGGTCGACGGCACGCTGACGGTGCGGTCGAGCCCGACCACCGGCACCCGGGTCAGCGGGTTCGTGGCGCTCTGA
- a CDS encoding sigma-70 family RNA polymerase sigma factor: MGERAQSRRHGSALESDSRLRELMDTYQQPLLRYAQRLTDGDTGRAEDVVQEAFLRAWRHLDQLTADRGSVLGWLRRVVHNLVMDGYRMKKARPTEVDIENAAEVATSDPMAGVVDSLLVEQVLGGLWPEHRAALVETYLNGRTAAEISATLGVPVGTVKSRLHYALRAARKATAGHLLCAA; encoded by the coding sequence ATGGGCGAACGGGCACAGAGCAGGCGACACGGCAGCGCGCTGGAGAGCGACTCCCGCCTCCGCGAACTGATGGACACCTACCAGCAGCCGCTGTTGAGGTACGCGCAGCGGCTGACCGACGGCGACACCGGACGCGCCGAGGACGTGGTGCAGGAGGCGTTCCTGCGGGCGTGGCGGCACCTGGACCAGCTCACCGCCGACCGTGGTTCGGTGCTGGGCTGGCTGCGCCGGGTGGTGCACAACCTGGTGATGGACGGGTACCGCATGAAGAAGGCCCGGCCGACCGAGGTGGACATCGAGAACGCCGCCGAGGTGGCCACCTCGGACCCGATGGCCGGCGTGGTGGACTCCCTGCTGGTCGAGCAGGTGCTCGGTGGGCTGTGGCCGGAGCACCGGGCCGCGCTGGTGGAGACGTACCTGAACGGCCGGACCGCAGCCGAGATCAGCGCGACGCTCGGGGTGCCGGTCGGCACGGTCAAGAGCCGGTTGCACTACGCGCTGCGGGCGGCCCGCAAGGCGACGGCGGGCCACCTGCTCTGCGCCGCATGA
- a CDS encoding glycosyltransferase family 2 protein — METDFPTVGIGVTTHNRGPVLRTALEAIRKYAPSGAAIVVVDDASDEPVEEATFRFDRNVGIARAKNKCLELLVEQGCTHLFLFDDDCWPIVDGWERPYIESAEPHLMYMFTDTPQGRLTDAVELYRDAELRAYTHPRGCMLYFDRRVLDRVGGYDTRYGRWGYEHLDLSNRIYNAGLTSFRFADVVGSGDLIFSCDERTRVGSSVSDIERFTLVRNLKARSEASYTSTEYREFRTVPVGAAATRNVVLTTYLTAQADPQRGVTWTPNYADLAELRSSVERHGQRLVVLHDCFDDEPDTDLVTHVRVTPGGDGGSPYFHRWLCCWRYLREHPEIEQVWCVDGTDVEMLRDPFPEMDDRLYVGDEPAPLCIPWMVYQHGGSANLLQFLSDNRGVQLLNAGLVGGRRETVLEFCRDLFEFCVTNAREAGPLDMGPFNYVARTWYAGMIVHGRQVCTEFRKEDRTSTESWWRHK; from the coding sequence ATGGAGACGGACTTCCCGACGGTGGGTATCGGGGTCACCACGCACAACCGGGGCCCGGTGCTCCGTACCGCGCTGGAGGCGATCCGCAAGTACGCGCCGAGCGGCGCCGCGATCGTCGTGGTCGACGACGCCAGCGACGAGCCGGTGGAGGAGGCGACGTTCCGCTTCGACCGCAACGTCGGTATCGCCCGGGCCAAGAACAAGTGCCTGGAACTGCTGGTCGAGCAGGGCTGTACGCACCTGTTCCTGTTCGACGACGACTGCTGGCCGATCGTGGACGGCTGGGAGCGGCCGTACATCGAGAGCGCCGAGCCGCATCTGATGTACATGTTCACCGACACCCCGCAGGGCCGGCTGACCGACGCGGTGGAGCTCTACCGGGACGCGGAGCTGCGGGCGTACACCCATCCGCGTGGCTGCATGCTCTACTTCGACCGGCGGGTGCTGGACCGGGTGGGCGGGTACGACACCCGGTACGGCCGGTGGGGATACGAGCACCTGGACCTCTCCAACCGGATCTACAACGCCGGCCTGACCTCGTTCCGGTTCGCCGACGTGGTCGGCAGCGGAGACCTCATCTTCAGTTGCGACGAACGCACCAGGGTCGGCTCCAGCGTGTCCGACATCGAGCGCTTCACCCTGGTGCGCAATCTCAAGGCCCGGTCGGAGGCCAGCTACACCTCGACCGAGTACCGCGAGTTCCGCACCGTCCCGGTCGGTGCGGCGGCGACGCGGAACGTGGTGCTGACCACGTACCTCACCGCGCAGGCCGACCCGCAGCGCGGCGTCACCTGGACGCCGAACTACGCCGACCTGGCCGAGTTGCGCAGCTCCGTCGAGCGGCACGGGCAGCGGTTGGTGGTGCTGCACGACTGTTTCGACGACGAGCCGGACACCGACCTGGTCACGCACGTGCGCGTGACACCGGGCGGGGACGGCGGCTCGCCGTACTTCCACCGCTGGCTGTGCTGCTGGCGGTACCTGCGCGAGCACCCCGAGATCGAGCAGGTGTGGTGCGTCGACGGCACCGACGTGGAGATGCTGCGCGATCCGTTCCCGGAGATGGACGACCGGCTGTACGTCGGCGACGAGCCGGCGCCGCTGTGCATCCCGTGGATGGTGTACCAGCACGGTGGCAGTGCCAACCTGTTGCAGTTCCTGTCCGACAACCGGGGGGTCCAGTTGCTCAACGCCGGGCTCGTCGGCGGCCGGCGGGAGACGGTGCTGGAGTTCTGCCGGGACCTGTTCGAGTTCTGCGTCACCAACGCCCGGGAGGCCGGCCCGCTCGACATGGGTCCGTTCAACTACGTGGCCCGCACCTGGTACGCGGGGATGATCGTGCACGGTCGCCAGGTCTGTACGGAGTTCCGCAAGGAGGACCGGACCAGCACCGAGTCGTGGTGGCGGCACAAGTAG
- a CDS encoding right-handed parallel beta-helix repeat-containing protein, whose translation MTSSVLSVSARDTGCLTDISRALESAAPGDTVAVRPGVYREAPLFRRNVVLVAEDGPGTVTIEVPTGGAILAAGGEILIQDIAIRGGDERMPLLQVAAGRVRLEACTVDATGAAAIHVRGGTVEMRGGAIGNSGGAGVVHEAGAGEYTRVRVRGIAKCAVMTAGSSAPVFRDCTFTGIAEAALLAVGASAPRLEDCRIDEVGQYAVVAQQAARPYLVGTTVSGGEVGLLASDRATPVLERCEILDARVHAVVTMGQAAPTLSDTRVTRARGHGLDCRDTSAPTLTNCEVRDCGAAGVVVNGTATPHLTGGAVADCADAGVFLTGRSRARLDGVEVRDVPIGVAIEQDADPQLHNLTIEGVRYGLHATGGAGRFSNGQVTGARTAGAKLADSATTVLSNSRITGCRVGVEVAGNARPTLSSMAVEESGGAGVLTGGPSAATLSRSRISGSRGPGIRAGAGSSVTATDCEIVGNQGPGVVVETDAPVRLHGGVVRGNGGVAVDAPSPTAAVELSGVDTGHNGRPISLPPPGAGRPTPATVDDAPTSAPDPTGGAGSGVAPPGKPSGARPPGPTPSDAGSPAPAVPAGGGPGAGTPGSAPGGGGEADGPVAALLRELDGLVGLAGVKHEVATLVGLNQIAKRRREAGLHVPPMSRHLVFAGPPGTGKTTVARIFARILATLGVLASGQLVEVSRSDLVAEHVGGTAVKTTARFEEALGGVLFIDEAYTLSTGGGGGHDFGREAIDTLVKLMEDHRDEVVVVVAGYTPNMRTFLAANPGLESRFARTIQFDSYSDDELAEIVERLCRAHHYALEYETRQALVRHFSDMPRNETFGNARVARQVFEDMLGRQAYRLSNNPQAPDLELARLLPEDLGEQAAAPSAAAGVAQVVQDLLGKLNAMVGLDAVKREVTDVIDLIASTEARTRAGLPAPTISRHLVFAGAPGTGKTSVARLYGQLLAAMGVLRTGQLVEVSRADLVGEYVGHTAVKTTDVFNRARGGVLFIDEAYALAGQGNDFGREAIDTLVKLMEDHRDDIVVIAAGYTGDMQRFLANNVGLASRFSRQVPFESYTASELVSIVQTLARDSGFDFSNDCLPVLSEHFDSLTRDESFGNGRYARQLLERTITKQANRLRGTAAPTVDDMRQLFAADVRAAVAA comes from the coding sequence GTGACCAGCAGCGTGCTGTCGGTGTCGGCCAGGGACACCGGATGCCTCACCGACATCTCCCGGGCACTGGAGTCGGCGGCGCCCGGCGACACCGTCGCGGTACGCCCCGGCGTGTACCGCGAGGCGCCGCTGTTCCGTCGGAACGTCGTCCTGGTCGCCGAGGACGGCCCGGGCACCGTCACCATCGAGGTGCCCACGGGCGGGGCCATCCTGGCCGCCGGGGGCGAGATCCTGATCCAGGACATCGCCATCCGGGGCGGCGACGAGCGGATGCCGCTGCTCCAGGTGGCGGCCGGGCGGGTCCGCCTGGAGGCGTGCACCGTCGACGCCACGGGGGCCGCCGCGATCCACGTGCGCGGGGGCACCGTGGAGATGCGTGGCGGCGCGATCGGCAACTCCGGTGGGGCGGGTGTCGTCCACGAGGCCGGCGCGGGCGAGTACACCCGCGTGCGGGTACGCGGCATCGCCAAGTGCGCGGTCATGACGGCCGGGTCGAGCGCCCCGGTGTTCCGGGACTGCACGTTCACCGGGATCGCCGAGGCGGCGCTCCTGGCCGTGGGCGCCAGCGCCCCGCGCCTGGAGGACTGCCGCATCGACGAGGTCGGCCAGTACGCCGTGGTCGCGCAGCAGGCCGCCCGTCCGTACCTGGTCGGGACCACGGTGTCCGGTGGCGAGGTCGGGCTGCTCGCCAGCGACCGGGCGACCCCGGTGCTGGAGCGCTGCGAGATCCTGGACGCCCGGGTGCACGCCGTGGTGACCATGGGGCAGGCGGCGCCCACGCTCTCCGACACGCGCGTCACCCGGGCCCGGGGCCACGGCCTCGACTGCCGGGACACCTCCGCGCCGACGCTGACCAACTGCGAGGTGCGCGACTGCGGCGCGGCCGGGGTGGTGGTCAACGGCACGGCGACGCCGCACCTCACCGGGGGCGCCGTGGCGGACTGCGCGGACGCGGGCGTGTTCCTGACCGGCCGGTCGAGGGCACGGCTGGACGGGGTCGAGGTACGCGACGTCCCCATCGGCGTGGCGATCGAGCAGGACGCCGACCCGCAACTGCACAACCTGACCATCGAGGGCGTCCGGTACGGCCTGCACGCGACCGGCGGAGCCGGCCGGTTCTCCAACGGCCAGGTCACCGGGGCGCGGACCGCCGGGGCGAAGCTCGCCGACAGCGCGACCACCGTGCTGTCCAACTCCCGGATCACCGGCTGCCGGGTCGGCGTGGAGGTGGCCGGAAACGCCCGGCCCACACTGTCCTCGATGGCCGTCGAGGAGTCGGGCGGGGCGGGCGTGCTGACCGGCGGCCCCAGCGCGGCCACCCTGTCCCGCAGCCGGATCAGCGGCAGTCGCGGCCCGGGGATCCGGGCCGGCGCCGGCAGCAGCGTCACCGCGACGGACTGCGAGATCGTGGGTAACCAGGGCCCGGGTGTCGTGGTGGAGACCGACGCGCCGGTGCGGCTCCACGGCGGGGTGGTGCGCGGCAACGGCGGTGTCGCCGTGGACGCGCCGAGCCCGACCGCCGCCGTCGAACTGTCCGGAGTGGACACCGGCCACAACGGACGCCCGATCTCCCTCCCGCCGCCCGGGGCCGGGCGGCCGACCCCAGCGACCGTCGACGACGCCCCGACGTCCGCTCCCGACCCGACCGGTGGCGCCGGGTCGGGCGTCGCGCCGCCCGGGAAACCGTCCGGCGCCCGTCCGCCGGGCCCCACGCCGTCCGACGCCGGGTCACCCGCTCCGGCGGTACCCGCCGGCGGCGGCCCCGGTGCCGGCACGCCGGGAAGCGCGCCGGGCGGTGGCGGGGAGGCGGACGGTCCGGTGGCCGCGCTGCTGCGGGAACTGGACGGACTGGTCGGCCTGGCCGGCGTCAAGCACGAGGTGGCCACCCTGGTCGGGCTCAACCAGATCGCCAAGCGTCGCCGGGAGGCCGGGCTGCACGTACCGCCCATGTCCCGGCACCTGGTCTTCGCCGGGCCGCCCGGCACCGGCAAGACCACCGTGGCCCGCATCTTCGCCCGGATCCTGGCCACCCTCGGGGTGCTCGCCAGCGGGCAACTGGTCGAGGTGTCCCGCAGCGACCTGGTCGCCGAGCACGTCGGCGGCACCGCGGTGAAGACCACCGCCCGGTTCGAGGAGGCCCTGGGCGGGGTGCTGTTCATCGACGAGGCGTACACGCTCTCGACCGGCGGGGGCGGCGGTCACGACTTCGGCCGGGAGGCCATCGACACCCTGGTCAAGCTGATGGAGGACCACCGCGACGAGGTGGTCGTGGTGGTCGCCGGCTACACCCCGAACATGCGTACCTTCCTGGCCGCCAACCCGGGCCTGGAGTCCCGCTTCGCCCGCACCATCCAGTTCGACAGCTACTCCGACGACGAACTGGCCGAGATCGTCGAGCGGCTCTGCCGCGCCCACCACTACGCGCTGGAGTACGAGACCCGGCAGGCCCTGGTGCGCCACTTCAGCGACATGCCCCGCAACGAGACCTTCGGCAACGCCCGGGTAGCGCGGCAGGTCTTCGAGGACATGCTGGGGCGTCAGGCGTACCGGCTGTCGAACAACCCGCAGGCCCCGGACCTCGAACTGGCCCGGCTGCTGCCGGAGGACCTGGGTGAGCAGGCGGCCGCGCCGTCGGCGGCGGCCGGCGTGGCGCAGGTCGTCCAGGACCTGCTCGGTAAGCTGAACGCGATGGTCGGCCTGGACGCGGTCAAGCGCGAGGTGACCGACGTCATCGACCTGATCGCCTCCACCGAGGCCCGGACCCGGGCCGGCCTGCCCGCTCCGACGATCTCCCGGCACCTGGTCTTCGCCGGGGCGCCCGGCACCGGCAAGACCAGCGTGGCCCGACTGTACGGGCAGCTGCTCGCCGCGATGGGCGTGCTGCGCACCGGGCAGCTCGTCGAGGTGTCCCGGGCCGACCTGGTCGGCGAGTACGTCGGACACACCGCCGTCAAGACCACCGACGTGTTCAACCGGGCGCGCGGCGGGGTGCTCTTCATCGACGAGGCGTACGCGCTGGCCGGCCAGGGCAACGACTTCGGCCGGGAGGCCATCGACACGCTGGTGAAGCTGATGGAGGACCACCGGGACGACATCGTGGTGATCGCCGCCGGATACACCGGGGACATGCAGCGGTTCCTCGCCAACAACGTGGGGCTGGCCTCCCGGTTCAGCCGGCAGGTCCCGTTCGAGTCGTACACCGCCTCGGAACTGGTGTCCATCGTGCAGACGCTGGCCCGGGACAGCGGCTTCGACTTCAGCAACGACTGCCTCCCGGTGCTGTCGGAGCACTTCGACAGCCTGACCCGGGACGAGAGCTTCGGCAACGGCCGGTACGCCCGCCAGCTGCTCGAACGCACCATCACCAAGCAGGCCAACCGGCTGCGCGGCACCGCCGCGCCGACCGTCGACGACATGCGCCAGTTGTTCGCCGCCGACGTGCGGGCCGCCGTGGCGGCCTGA